A single genomic interval of Burkholderia cepacia ATCC 25416 harbors:
- a CDS encoding DUF3025 domain-containing protein encodes MTFAPPREPGQAAGSGAADFARIDWSVPWLAPYAGPGRVVQAAARAGEAALLDALNGTLGDTGPDGPRTSGRGRPLRFVPQAALPPGVAYETHIAETGGVPTRHNLHDFFNALVWFAYPRVKAALNARQAAAIDAAGGVGPVRGTLRDALTLFDENAALFVTADRALADALRGFDWPRLLVAARDAWGTRCEARLVGHALLEKLVAPYKSCTAHTWIVEVGADYFSWPDTQRIAHVDARVAAELATRALTSRDFAPLPVLGVPGWCDANVEPAFYDDPAVFRSGRRSRAAGGGAQC; translated from the coding sequence CCGCGCGAACCTGGCCAGGCGGCCGGTAGCGGGGCGGCGGATTTTGCGCGGATCGACTGGTCCGTGCCGTGGCTCGCGCCGTACGCGGGCCCCGGCCGCGTTGTACAGGCGGCCGCGAGGGCGGGCGAGGCCGCGCTGCTCGACGCGCTGAACGGCACCCTGGGCGATACCGGGCCCGACGGCCCGCGCACCAGCGGCCGTGGCCGGCCGCTGCGGTTCGTGCCGCAGGCAGCATTGCCGCCCGGCGTCGCGTACGAGACCCATATCGCGGAGACGGGCGGTGTCCCGACCCGCCACAATCTGCACGACTTCTTCAACGCGCTCGTCTGGTTCGCGTATCCGCGCGTCAAGGCCGCACTGAACGCGCGCCAGGCCGCGGCGATCGACGCGGCGGGCGGGGTCGGCCCCGTGCGCGGCACGTTGCGCGACGCGCTCACGCTGTTCGACGAGAACGCCGCGTTGTTCGTGACGGCCGACCGTGCGCTCGCCGACGCGCTGCGCGGGTTCGACTGGCCGCGGCTGCTGGTCGCCGCGCGCGATGCGTGGGGCACGCGCTGCGAGGCGCGGCTGGTCGGCCATGCGCTGCTCGAGAAACTCGTCGCGCCTTACAAATCCTGCACCGCGCACACGTGGATCGTCGAAGTGGGCGCCGACTATTTTTCGTGGCCCGACACGCAACGCATTGCGCATGTCGACGCCCGTGTCGCCGCGGAACTCGCGACGCGCGCGCTGACGAGCCGCGATTTCGCGCCGCTTCCGGTGCTCGGCGTGCCGGGCTGGTGCGATGCGAATGTCGAGCCCGCGTTCTACGACGATCCGGCCGTATTTCGCAGCGGCCGCCGCTCGCGCGCTGCCGGCGGCGGCGCGCAGTGCTAG
- a CDS encoding OsmC family protein produces the protein MPDRIRIRQRWSASMECKVSWMGQDGMAFSAETGSGHLVAMDGAPEGGGHNLAPRPMEMVLLGTGGCTAYDVVLILKKSRQEVSGCSVTLKAERASEDPKVFTKVHFHFTVTGRNLNPATVERAINLSHDKYCSASIMIAKTAELTHSFDIVAG, from the coding sequence ATGCCGGATCGAATCCGAATCAGGCAACGCTGGAGTGCAAGCATGGAATGCAAAGTAAGCTGGATGGGTCAGGACGGCATGGCGTTTTCCGCCGAGACCGGCAGCGGCCACCTCGTCGCGATGGACGGCGCGCCCGAAGGCGGCGGTCACAACCTCGCGCCGCGCCCGATGGAGATGGTGCTGCTCGGCACCGGCGGCTGCACGGCCTATGACGTCGTGCTGATTCTGAAGAAGAGCCGCCAGGAAGTCAGCGGCTGCTCGGTCACACTGAAGGCCGAACGCGCGAGCGAAGACCCGAAGGTGTTCACGAAAGTGCACTTCCACTTCACCGTCACCGGCCGCAACCTGAACCCGGCCACGGTCGAACGCGCGATCAACCTGTCGCACGACAAGTATTGCTCCGCGTCGATCATGATCGCGAAGACGGCCGAACTCACGCATTCGTTCGACATCGTCGCCGGCTGA